Part of the Pieris brassicae chromosome 5, ilPieBrab1.1, whole genome shotgun sequence genome is shown below.
ttttagttttttttccgGTGTTTCTGTGATTTTCCAAAGCTAAAATAGTTGTTATTGTTCTATCTTCACAAAACTAACCCTATTGGTGctggtaaagtataaaatttaaacttatatagtcGCTGCAGTTCCAGTAAAATGGATCCTGACCCCAAACCTCCCGACCCGGGAACCTTTTCTTCGTCTCGCAAACGACAAGGTGAGGAGAGAAATATgccttcctttaaaaaaacaattacggaTCCCACTCAGGCGAACCCGTCTGTTCAACACCTATATGTCCACCCCTCCTTTTCCGATGGCCCTCGATCGTACTCTAATGATGATAAAGGTCCATTCATTGTCCAAGTTTCCCGGGAAGTAGAGGACCCATCTTCTGGAGCCTCGTTACGTGCTATTACATTCGGTCAGTTTATGCATAAGCACAAAATTAGTTCTGTCATACACGGTGGTGTAAAAAATGTAGgccgtaataaaattaccgtTAAGTTCTCTTCTGCTGAAGCTGCCAACAACTTTCTGGTTAACCCGATTCTCGCTATATGCaagtttaaaactaatatCCCTTCTTATAACATAACCAGAATGAGGTTGGTCAAAGGTGTACCGGTGGACTGGTCAATGGACGAACTCGTTGATTCATTAGAGCTTCCTCCTGGATGTGGTGAGGTGTTAAAGTCAAGGCGACTGAACCGAAAATCAGTTACTGAGGGTGTCACCACCTGGGTGCCTACCCAATCTGTTGTCCTTACCTTCAGGGGACAAATGCTCCCTTCTAAGATTTACTCTTACCACATTTCCCTCCCTGTCGAAACCTACAAACTTCCAACCATACAGTGCCTGAACTGCTGCCGTTTTGGTCATATCAAATCGGTCTGCCGATATAAGCCCAGATGTTACAGGTGTGCTCAGCCCCATACAGGTTATACGTGCGAAGTCACCTTAGAAACATCCACATGTCTACATTGCTCAGGTAAACATTTTGCTTCTGACAAGGGCTGTCCAGAATTTACTCGACAGCAATCCATAAAAATGGTGATGTCCCAGAACAATATCTCATACATTGAAGCAGCAATTCAGTTTCCACCTATCCGACGTTCATATGCTGAGAtaacaaaagaaatgtttaccCCTCCTGTCTATTCTCTAAGATCTCCTCAAACAGCCCAAACTCCTACCAAAACTTTATATCGCCAAACAATCTATCGCTCCTCTCGTCCCCAAGGTTCTCTAGCAAAGGGGTACGATAGAACAGCTCACCAGACTATTGTTGGTGAGTGCTCCTCATCTCTCCCAAATGGTTGTGCTCTCAACAATAATGTTGCCACCCTTCCCTCTAaatgttagaatttatttctgaattcCTTCTCAGTATTGTCGCCCCATGTAGCGAAATTCCCCTACCTCCCAACGTTGCCAAAAACCTATCCcaactctttaaattattacaaaacggACCCAATAACCCTAATTCAATGGAATAGTAAAAGCTTACGTTCAAGAAAACACGAATTGATCTCCCTCATAAACCTCCATAAACCCACAGTTGTTGCCATCTCGGAGACATGGCTGAGACCTGGTTACCGATTTCGGGTACCTGGTTTCTCCTGTCTGAGGGATGACAGGAATGATGGGTATGCGGGCAGTGCTGTCTTTGTACGGCATTCCCTCCCTTTCTCCCAAATTCCTCTTTCTACCCATAGCGAACAGATTAATGCTGTTGCTGTTCGTACCttagatatttcttttgtatcttTGTATATTCCTCACCCTTCTCCTTCTGTTCTTCCCGAGATACAATCAATTTTATCATCCCTTCCCAGCCCTATCATAGCCATGGGTGACTTTAATACCCATCACACTATGTGGGGGTGCCACGCTAGTGATAGGTTTGCTCTACTGCTGATTGACTTACTCGACGTTGTCAATCTCTGTATCCTCAATGATGGCTGCCCAACTCGCAGGGTATACCCTAATCAGAATCCCAAATCTGTAGTGGATCTCATCCTCTGCTCCCCTAACCTGGCCTCGCAACTAACTTGGAACGCCCTTGAGTCCACCTATGGCAGTGATCCCatacttattacattaaacaacaAATCCTTACCCCTCTCTTACCACAACCcccttttgaaatataaactcaaaaaagcAAACTGGAAAGAGTATGCCCAATCCGTTGATTGTATTGTAGACTCTCTGCCGGATTTGGAACGTGAAGAAAATGTCTTGTCTTGCTatgatctatttttaaattctctcaAATCTTCGGCCGATTATCAGATCCCCAAAAAGCACTCTCCTAAAAATCTGCTGCTTTCCTCTCCCTGGTGGGATGATGAATGCAGCAATTTGTTTGGTAAGAGAACGGCTGCTTAGAAATCTTACTCAGCCTGTATGTCTCAGgagaactttaataattatcagaGGCTTGAtgctaaaattaaaaggttaGTATCGAAAAAAAAAGATCTAGTTGGATACAATTTTGTGAATCCCTTAGCCCTCGTTCTCCATCCACTATTGTGTGGTCAAATGTGAGGAGATTCCGTCGTTCCCTGAACCATGTTTATGCTTCTTCAAATAACCCTTCTGACTGGATTAACAACTTTGCAGACAAATTGGCTCCACCTTTCGTTCCCTATGTGGACTCATTTCTGAGTTCTATGCCAGCTCCAGCTTCCGATGAATTGGATGCTCCCTTTTCTTTCTCTGAGCTTCAAATCGCTCTTCATGGTCTCAAAGATTCGACTCCAGGGGAAGATGGCGTTCCATATTCCTTCCTGGCTAGCAAATGACAAAGCTAAATTTactaccttaaaataataaacaaatgttttgaaactgGTATTATACCGGCATCTTGGACATCTCAAATAGTCATTCCCATTCTCAAACCTGGAAAAATCCCTTCAGATTCAAATTCATATCGACTCATAGCTTTGTCATCTACTTTAGCTAAAGTAACAGAACACCTTCTGCTCTATAGCATTTATACCCACGATCTCGAACTGTCTGTCACcagtttttgtaatatcttACAACATGCTGATGATATTGTCCTCTATCACAGCTCAGGCAGTATAGGGGAAGTATCCTGTCGTATCAATTCTGCTTTGCATTATCTAGGCCAGTGGTTGTCTGACCACGGCTTGTCCCTGTCAGCTGGCAAATCTCAGGCAGTGGTTTTTACAAGGAAGATATACGTTCCTACTCTActcatttcatttgaaaatcaagCAATCAACCTGAcagataaagtaaaatttttaggtatttatttagacaatcGGCTGAACGGAATTGCCCACTCtgaacacataataaaaaaatgtgaaaaaggTATTAACGTACTAAGAGAAGTAGCGGGGGGTTGGTGGGGTGCTCACCCCTAttctttaaagttattgtataatgCCTTAGTACGTAGTCATATGGATTACTGTATGTTTGTTCTGGATCCCTTTAACAAATCAGCTGctggaaaattaaacaaaattcagtATAGGTGCCTAAGAATCATTCTAGGTGCAATGAAATCCTCCCCTACTAATGCTTTGCAGGTTGAGTGTGTTGATCCTCCTCCACACATCCGCCGGCAGTATTTATGTGACCGCTTTGTTAGCAAGATGTTACAGATATCATCCCACCCTCTTTGGCATCGATTAACCCGACTATCACATGCTCCTTGCACCTGCAACTCCTCTTCCTATCTGCTCGATAGTTATCTAAAGTACACCAGCCTCCCTAACCCCATGATATTTTTTCCAACAAATCCCCTATATTCTACTCCTTATAAAGCCCTGGTATACAAACCTCCCATTATCACAGACCTTGGTCTGATCAAAGGAGCCCCAGATACCAACATCAAATTACAAagctatattaatcaaaattggtCAAATCATCTTCTTATTTACACTGACGCATCAAAGCTGTCTCCAGATGGCTGTGTTGGTGCTGCCTGTTGGGTTTCTCGGTATAGAATTAtcctgaaatttaaatgtcctcCCGAGTCTTCAGTGTTCACAGGAGAGGCCACAGCTCTATTGGAAGCAATCCTATTTGCACACTCCCATAACATACAACAGACAGCTATTTTGACAGACTCTTTAAGTTGTTTAATGTCCATTAAAGAGAACCCATTTCGTAGCAAATCACGTTTTtctattatactaaaaatcatCTGCTCTCGTGTAATCAAAAAGGATTGTCTATCATACTAGTTTGGATTCCTAGCCACTCAGGTATCCCAGGAAACGAGACTGCTGATTCATGTGCCAAAGCAGCTGTTGAGTCAGGTTCTCtagatcattttaaaattcagcACAGGATCTTTCTTCTCTTGCCAAGATATATCTGGACAGAACGTGGAAGACATTTTGGAATGACTCCAAATCGGTTAAGGGGAAGTTTTATGCTTCCATCCAACCAAACATACCAAGACAACcctggttttgttattatcgaAATGCAAATCGCTGGATTACATCTACAATCTCGCGTCCGCGTCTTGGACATGCTTGCACCCCTGTTCATCTAGCCAAGCTCCGGATTAGGGATCACTCTATCTGTGAGTGTGGCCTGGATGAAGGCACTGTATCTCacatactatttaattgtCCCAAACTAACTTATCCTCTTTATGACATTCTTCCCCCTAAAGTCCCCCGTCctttaagtgttaaatgtttgttaatgtttgtgtttagtccatattgtagatttttatataaatatataaaaatcaatagaaTTTTAGGGAGTTTGGTTTaggttgattggtccttatttggttaaaataaaacttcgtaataattcgttgagaagaggtgaagatggaatgtggaatgtgtttaatttttaaaaactgtagatttatatacaaaaattatcctacctggccactagtggtaacatgtggtaccaagatgcgaagggtgcgtagacaataaaattgaggcgcggcaaaaagttgtcctttttgttgcgcgcaaccgtcgaagggtacgaacgtgttcttctcagaacagttcgatatcgtggtctaacggtaacgcaattaactgttcttttcagaacaaattattgtttcatgacgataacgtttacaactgtccttgtcaggacacatcactgtttcattacgacacgtactaatcacctacagaattaaattgtaatatatataaattattcataaatagtaaacagtatttaatcatgcttttactcatatttgtgttgtctgtgctgtctcaaaactaacaatccaatttcaactattttttttgtgcATATTCAAaagtaacttattattatttttaccgatcaatctccttcgtgtattctccatctacacgacactggcgaagtaccttgtgcccagttggcataaataaaagccataacaagagaaaaaaaagaaaaaaaagagaaattgtgttaatctttaatattaaaacatactttcttatttaaataaaatgcatatatcTATAGGTAAATTTTTTCATCACAAAAACGCATTAAGACAAATTACTTACGTACCTGCATACAAGCCACCTGAAACAAAGGACCTTAaccatttattaaactttttacgAGAGCACAAAAATGTTCTAGCACTTACTGGTGCTGGAATTTCAACAGAATCGGGTAAGTTTAACAAAtcgaatttaataatgtatctcaaataaataactttctcTATTATTTGGATGATGATTTTATAAGGAATACCTGACTACAGATCTGAAGAGGTTGGCTTGTATGCCAGAAGTAATCACAAACCTATACAATATCAAGACTTTGTAAAATATCCGAAAGTTAGACAGAGATATTGGGCAAGGAATTTTGTAGGATGGCCTAGATTCAGTGCAATACAACCAAATGTGACTCATTTTTCTATCAAAGATCTGGAAAAGGTAatgcatatttattatttcgagAAGATAGAGAGATATATGTCATTTGGTGAATATTTTTACAGGCTGGAAAAGTCTCTGCAGTAGTTACACAAAATGTGGATAGGTTACATCACAAAGCTGGCTCAAGAAATGTCATAGAACTTCATGGTTCTGGCTAcatagtaaaatgtttaaactGCCCATATCAGATAGATAGATTTCAATTGCAAGATGAGTTGTTACATAGCAATTCTGATATGGAAAGCAGTTTCAGTATGATAAGGCCTGATGGTGATGTGGAGCTCTCAAAGGTATAATAGTGGCTCATGTTTTTGTCACACTTTATTCAAATGCTACagtttactattatttatacatattagcaaaaacttattattgaCTGTTTCAGGAACAAATTGATAGATTTCATGCACCCCTGTGCCCACAATGTAAAGGACCACTTAAACCAGACATAGTCTTTTTTGGCGATAATGTCCCAACGGAACGAGTGAAGAAGGTAACTGAACATGTAACCAAGAGTGATGCTGTATTTGTACTTGGTTCTAGTTTAACTGTATACTCAAGTTATAGAATCATTTTACAAGCTAAAGATGAGGGTAAAAAAATAGCAGTACTAAACATAGGACCAACAAGAGCAGATAACATTGTAGACATCAAAGTATCAACAAAATGTGGTGATATACTCAGTGAAATTTGCCATCAGATTTGTTCTTGATTCACTGTTTTAGCAGGcttaaattgattttgttaCCTCATTAGATGAATTATaaggataaaataaatatattttccagtttttcaaattttattttaaaagaaagaaTGAAATGTACAATGGCttcttaatgtttaaaaaaaacaaatatttcacaCAAAATATGCAACTTACAAAGTAGCAGTAGGGGTTAAGGACTTATGTAAAGCATTGTTGGTTGGAAGTTCTtactaactttaaaataatcatcTAATCTAAAAAGATATCAAGATTGTTTGAGAAATATGTGaatcaaatatttgaaatgtgAATCATTTAGTTTATCATAAAAGTTGATGAATTTATAACTTACTTGAGTTCTTTTATAAAGGAATACGGCTGATTTCTAATGCATCTCTATTTAATTCTCTACatgtcaaaaattaaatctaatttaaatattggtaaCCTTAACCTACAGAGTCATTTGAACTACAAATACTATTTAGTGCTTCTTAAAACCATACTTACAAagtaagcaattttttttaaacttgagTGCTTAATTAGGCGTGTTTTCCTTAAATAAAGGTGACAGATGATGCcattttttttgaatgaaaGAGATTGATGCAAAGCTTTTCTCTGtatgtttaatgtattttaatatagaatcaATTAAAGTGGTAACAGTGAACCTACTGCTCTTTTTGACAGTTTAAAATGCCAATGTCTGCAAGgtgtatgaaaaatataacttagtACTTGTCATTTCAGTAGTAacctatatacaatattttctcagccttatttttattaagcatCGATTACACAACTTAAAATCAGCcgaatttagaaaataatattgtaaatataagatatattgGATTCACAAATAACAATACTGTAAAAATGTGAATATACATTTTCAGTTTAATTGGACCTTAAAAAAAGAGTACTATAGGTACTCATcgaaattgtaaaattactttgtatattacatttttataggttaattatttgtaatcttGAATAAGAAGACAAGAATATAAAACGTGAATTTCTAATTTAGTAATTACAGAATACTAgtcttacattattttatggaGCCTGCGTCTGGCAGTGATTTTAGTATCGTAACACTAAAGTCTTATACAACATGAAATCTAACTATAATTGAgtttaacacatttttaagATTATATCGAAGCCCGTAGATCTCAGTGGGATGCTGTAAATTAGAAACTGACGAGTTCTGTTTGACAACTTCTGTAGCTATACATTtatctatgtattttattttccatcAGTCAGCCGTTTTGTTTCTCTATTTAACGTCCATTCTTCTTTAAACAGTTAATTAATCGAACAGTACTCAACAAgcatcatttttattaaaaacaagtcATTCACAAATACAATCCAAGTATAATAGCATTaccattttttgtcatttctacttatttaaaaccaCTTTCAAaccattttcaataaatatccAGACAATACCCACTTTCTTAGTACAAATCGAAAAAGTGTAATCAATTGGCCGATTTATTTTTGTCCAATATAACATTTTGAGGTATTAGTTTGCACTTATGAGAAGCTTCAAATTAACGAACTTATGACGAAACCGTTTCGAATATTTCTTCTTGCGTGTAATAGTGAAAAcagttgaaaatattttcaatgtatggagagaataaaaaaacattttgactAAGTCACTATTTGAGTTGAACTTAAAACATTATGTTCTGTTACATTTGTTGAGACATCAGTCAAATTCAGAAAAGTGAACTGCTTTTCTTctagatagtaataatttattattcaaaaattttaaacattgtcTTGATTTTCGAAAAAAAGGAATTCTATGATATAATACTAGAAACTGGATTAAACAAAAAGATTAGTTTCAAGGCTTATAGCATGTTCTTGATTGAGAGGGATAGTGAATAGCAATTGGACATaacaaattaagtttatttaaattcagttACTTGCAAACTTTCTTTTCAACTCTTAACTATTACTAAaagtacataaattataatgacacaCCACATTTgatgtaaaaattatacatatttgtagACAGCCGTCAAAATTAATCAGCTTAAAGATAATTCAAATTACACCTGGCAGTCTTAAAATCACAAAACAACACTTCAAAAACTCACAACAGCTATTAAATAAGGTATGCTCGTTTCAGTCAGTTCATCGTTTATAACAAAACTAGTTATTTGtaccaaatataaatacaatattgaatGCTACAATTTTGTTTAAGAAACTATTATCAggtcaaaatgtgttttaggATATCATAAATGTCATCGCAGTAGTTGCTAGCAACACTAGATAATTAAAAGCGTTTTAATAGACAAGTTTTTAAAAAGGTCAATgttatcataataaattaaagtgcCTAACTTCAGAGTAAGTAAAGTGTAAACctttttattagaatataaatgaaaatacgGTTAGATATGAGGTAAATATTGGTTATATGGTGAAGaaagtttaagtttattattaaacacaagTTTAGTGGGAGTGACCAACATATaggttttagtaaaatataaggTTCTATTAATATATGAATCATTGTCATACAATGGGACATGAATACTACTTTATTCTTTTGCCAAAGTTGGAATTAAAGTGCTTTTGGGTTTATATTGGTCATATGCTGAACTCGCATAAACCATAGACATTGTTATgctttcaaatttaataaagaaatgatTTTCAAAAGCTAATTTGAGAAAATTGATTtccttaaaatttttaatctgATAAGAAATGCTTATGATTTGATTACGCAGTTGTAATATTTAGTGCAATAAGAAGCATACGGGCATACCTCGTTCAAAACCATAACGAAACCATTATAAAAAGTAGTCGGCTTGTGGTTTCTTTGAGGGAACGCCGCGCGATTCTTGAGGAGCGGCTTCGAATATTGTGAAATCACGTTGTAGATTCTCATTCAGTTCTAATATTGCCGCTACGTTGCCGCATCTGGATAAAAGTATTGATAAGTTCCtactttcttttttaatgGTTTCCTAGTTAAAAGTGGCGACACAGAGGCCAGTAAATTACTCGCAGTGGTAAcgatcataattttttttctctcttCTTTCCTATctctattttatttgtataattaaaatcccaataaattttaaattcatattcaGAATCAGCGACTCTGACAGATATGTCAGCAATATACATTAATCGTAAAGCTTAGTAGAGTTACTTGATGCGTTGTCgcctatatatgtatatgatttATGAGAAGCAGTgtttgcctagtggcttcaacgtgcgactctcatccctgaggtccggcgtgcgtcaggcacagaagggtGATCACCTAGTTGCcttttagattaacaaatgatcatgaaacagatacaaaaatctgaggcccagacctaaaaaaggttgtagcgccactgtttttttttatatgatttatgaATACTTTGTAAAAAGATCTTacctataacaataatttggaGCAGACCATACAGTAAGAACAGTTTCATTGAAATGCCATTTGTAACCTTCCATCACAAGTTGGTGGGCACGGCATATCATATCTATGTCATTAGAAACATTAAACTGTGCGACAACATCAGATCCAAACAAGTAACCGGCACCTCTCGGGGAAACGCCCCAACCTTGGGTGTCTggaatgtaaatatttttaatgtacctatatttattatactaagAGAAGGGTTGGCTTATTAGCTCAAGCGTTCATCATTGgcttttctttctatgagcacatataatatgtatgatgAAAGCAAATATTGTGAGGATCACGTGTCATGCTCAAAAGGCTGATCAGCTAAATGGCTCATTAAAAAGCTGgtcacgaaacagataaagtaccacaaatttaaaaacaacacaatgccaattaaaaaattaattccttATACTTAAATTGGTATTAACCATATGTTGAGGtatgaaagaaaaacatgACTATTTTACTTTTGGGttcgtaataataaattattggtgCACATCTGTTTACTTTAGGGCTTTCTTTTCTgttgaaatttgaaattaaattaattttacaaataaaaattacattatattgcCAAAACTGATCAATTAAGGGGCTAAACATACCTTCAGGGTCACTCCACAAAAGGTCACACATGGGTCCGTCATGCGGTACTTCCTGCTTGCGGTCTATAGTACGAATTTGGTCCAGAGTTTGTATAGATGGGCTGAGTCCACCATGTACGCAGAATATCCTACCATCTATAATAGCCGACAGTGACAGGTAGTCAAATATTTCTGTGCAGTACCTTAGGAAAGAGTCAAATTGGTTATATTAATTCTTAGAAGCTtcacatttatattaagaaagatAATTAACTTGATTAATTAAGATGAATCATGATTTATGTAGATATATTTCAAAggttacactaaaaataaaattggccTATGGCTGCCAATTTTATGAGTTTCATGCTGCTGCCaaatttggttaaaattgtcctattttaataaatactcaTCAGtagtatttaaacaataaaaaattagtaGAGTACATAGTTAGTGTACCTTAACTTATTATTGTCTAAACAATATTACTATCCACagagatataaattatttatatatttatagcatAACAGCCAAAACATTAACAATCATGTTTATATGGTGTAAACAACAGGTTTTATTGCCTTACCTCCATACTGTTATAGAACCATATTTCCTTAAACATTCATCATAAAAGCCATACACTTGTGTGATTTGTCTTGATTCATGATTTCCCCTAATTAAAGTAATGCGGTCTGGATAACgaacctaaaaatatttatgagattaaaatagtattagaCATGAAtctaataaatgattaataagTAACATGACATACCTTTAGAgctaaaagtaataaaaaggtTTCAACAGAATAGAATCCTCTGTCCACAAAATCTcccataaacaaataattagtaGCTGGAACATCACCTCCAACTTTAAATAGTTCTTTGAGATCATAGAATTGGCCATGAATGTCTCCACAAACCTGCAAGAAAACAGCAAAAGATCCTGATACAGCATGAAATAATTTCAGCAACTATGTTTATTGAAActgtatttaaacaaatttcctTATAATCAATGTTACTCTGAAAAATTGTATCATCTTATAGAAACAGACTCAAGtgaactaaattaataaaaatatagtagtaCTTTCAGATGAGGATATATGAAggcataaatacaaataaaacaacattttcTGTAAACGTAGTTGAAGAATattcaagtaaataaaattgcagAACCTACCGTAACTGGAGCATCGACACGTTGAACATTACTTTCTTCAACAAGTATCTCGCGGGCCTTCGCACATAGTGCTTTAACCTCTCCCTCCATTATAATCTCACATCTTTTAAGTTGTTCTATTTGACGGTCCAAGTCACTTGTGTCAGACATTTTACCTTAAATCacaagaaatttaaaatcatgtaCTGAATATACAAAACGGCCTAGGAGTAGTGAACAGAGGGTCTTCGAATCAAGCGTTATAGTCTTCAAgcctttttgtttttttatacttacacAAGTTTAAGGAATGTTATGATTTCAGTATATCAGTTTCATCAATATGTTGAAAACAGAAGTGTCCAAACTAacaattgttatttgtaatgATTTTAAGAGAAAACTAACAATCACAATCACAGTACAATAAATGGTCCTAGGCGAAATTTGCGGAAAATGTCAAACTTGAAACCACAGACTAGAAAATAGAGTCGCAATGACAACTGACAATACCTAATGAAGCTACGCTTCGAATTTTACAGACTACATGCAaaagatattaatatatattaccatagactaattataataataagcattAAGCAATGCcattttacacaaatatatctGACTTTGACTCTTAGTCTTACAGACTACAGTAATTTAATTCGTAAACAAAGTGATAAAAAAACGCAAATAAATCCGCGAACCGCCAAGCTTAGCTGATTCGGTCAAATTGATATAGATAAACAGTGTTTATAGTACGTTAATTGCTTTCAATAttg
Proteins encoded:
- the LOC123709839 gene encoding serine/threonine-protein phosphatase 4 catalytic subunit; protein product: MSDTSDLDRQIEQLKRCEIIMEGEVKALCAKAREILVEESNVQRVDAPVTVCGDIHGQFYDLKELFKVGGDVPATNYLFMGDFVDRGFYSVETFLLLLALKVRYPDRITLIRGNHESRQITQVYGFYDECLRKYGSITVWRYCTEIFDYLSLSAIIDGRIFCVHGGLSPSIQTLDQIRTIDRKQEVPHDGPMCDLLWSDPEDTQGWGVSPRGAGYLFGSDVVAQFNVSNDIDMICRAHQLVMEGYKWHFNETVLTVWSAPNYCYRCGNVAAILELNENLQRDFTIFEAAPQESRGVPSKKPQADYFL
- the LOC123709840 gene encoding NAD-dependent protein deacylase Sirt4-like; translated protein: MHISIGKFFHHKNALRQITYVPAYKPPETKDLNHLLNFLREHKNVLALTGAGISTESGIPDYRSEEVGLYARSNHKPIQYQDFVKYPKVRQRYWARNFVGWPRFSAIQPNVTHFSIKDLEKAGKVSAVVTQNVDRLHHKAGSRNVIELHGSGYIVKCLNCPYQIDRFQLQDELLHSNSDMESSFSMIRPDGDVELSKEQIDRFHAPLCPQCKGPLKPDIVFFGDNVPTERVKKVTEHVTKSDAVFVLGSSLTVYSSYRIILQAKDEGKKIAVLNIGPTRADNIVDIKVSTKCGDILSEICHQICS